In a single window of the Amycolatopsis sp. cg5 genome:
- a CDS encoding HAD family hydrolase, with the protein MKLGGVLAAVVAVLGLVAPPAQAAPARHPVCPQLKADQGWSGQNRLELQKMICAERGVAVFDWDNTVVRNDIGDAMTFWMLRNDKIVAPRDWKSTSAFLTDDAAGSLSASCGSGPLWTSGSDTRCADEILSIYTDGKTSGGKAAFSGWNHRRVEPQYAWAAQLLAGHPPWEIAAFTLAARRENLAAPIGTTQRVGSKQVTGWVRYYDQQRDLIRTLQRARFDVWIVSASADVVAKVWAAGVGIAPDHVIGVRTEIARGKQTTRLVPCGGDSAAITYIDGKRCWINQEIFGVRGPAAWTTRGRQVFAAGDSTTDVMFTGDARGLRLVINRNKAELMCHAFGDGDGKWLVNPMFIQPLPQKTAAYPCSTTAYTNPDGSAGPVLRPDGSVIPDQLEPPLPG; encoded by the coding sequence ATGAAACTGGGTGGCGTGCTGGCGGCGGTCGTCGCGGTGCTCGGGCTCGTGGCGCCGCCCGCGCAGGCGGCGCCGGCACGCCACCCGGTTTGCCCGCAGCTCAAGGCGGATCAGGGCTGGTCCGGCCAGAACCGCCTTGAGCTGCAGAAAATGATCTGCGCCGAACGCGGCGTCGCGGTCTTCGACTGGGACAACACGGTGGTGCGCAACGACATCGGCGACGCGATGACGTTCTGGATGCTGCGCAACGACAAGATCGTCGCGCCGCGCGACTGGAAGTCGACCTCGGCCTTCCTGACCGACGACGCCGCCGGTTCGCTGTCGGCTTCGTGCGGCAGCGGTCCACTGTGGACCAGCGGTTCGGACACCCGGTGCGCCGACGAGATCCTGTCGATCTACACCGACGGCAAGACTTCAGGCGGCAAAGCGGCCTTCTCCGGCTGGAATCACCGGCGCGTGGAGCCGCAGTACGCGTGGGCCGCGCAGCTGCTCGCGGGGCACCCGCCGTGGGAGATCGCGGCGTTCACTTTGGCCGCGCGGCGGGAAAATCTCGCCGCGCCGATCGGGACCACGCAGCGGGTCGGCAGCAAGCAGGTCACCGGCTGGGTGCGCTACTACGACCAGCAACGCGACCTGATCCGCACCCTGCAGCGCGCCCGGTTCGACGTGTGGATCGTGTCGGCGTCCGCCGATGTGGTCGCGAAGGTGTGGGCGGCCGGCGTGGGAATCGCACCCGATCACGTGATCGGCGTGCGCACGGAAATCGCGCGTGGCAAGCAAACCACGCGACTCGTGCCGTGCGGCGGTGACAGCGCGGCGATCACGTACATCGACGGCAAGCGCTGCTGGATCAACCAGGAGATCTTCGGCGTGCGCGGGCCGGCGGCGTGGACGACGCGCGGGCGTCAGGTGTTCGCGGCGGGCGACTCGACCACGGACGTCATGTTCACCGGCGACGCGCGCGGGCTGCGGCTGGTGATCAACCGGAACAAGGCCGAGCTGATGTGCCACGCGTTCGGTGACGGCGACGGAAAATGGCTGGTGAACCCGATGTTCATCCAGCCACTGCCCCAAAAGACCGCTGCGTACCCATGTTCGACCACGGCCTACACGAACCCCGACGGCAGCGCCGGTCCCGTGCTGCGCCCCGACGGCTCGGTCATCCCCGACCAGCTCGAACCCCCACTACCGGGATAA
- a CDS encoding MFS transporter gives MPETAARSPWVVPLAWAAVLLDGFDLVVLGVVVPVLLAGKVWGLTAGSVAVVSTFGLVGMTIGAMAIGTITDVIGRRKALIIAVASFSVFTALCAVAPSAFWFGLLRFLAGLGLGGCLPTAITLVTEHSRRGKGNSAATTVMTGYHVGAVLTALLGISVIPAFGWQAMFVIGALPALVLVPLMLRYLPESEAFRQEEGKPGVEVVGKLFKGGLLLSTIAFWVTSFMGLLLVYGLNTWLPQIMRVAGYPLGAALGLLLTLNLGGIVGLLIAGYVADRVGVRRSTITWFVAAAAFLALLSVKLPSIGLYIAVFLTGMFVFSAQVLVYAFVTRTYGAEIRATGLGWTAGVGRLGAITGPLLGGFLLDAGIAYPWGFYAFAIVGALGAASITFVRTRSRTPVG, from the coding sequence ATGCCGGAGACAGCTGCGAGAAGTCCTTGGGTGGTGCCGCTCGCCTGGGCGGCCGTGCTGCTGGACGGTTTCGACCTGGTGGTGCTGGGCGTGGTCGTCCCGGTGCTGCTCGCGGGCAAGGTATGGGGACTGACCGCGGGCTCGGTCGCCGTGGTGTCCACGTTCGGCCTGGTCGGCATGACCATCGGCGCGATGGCCATCGGCACGATCACCGACGTGATCGGGCGGCGCAAGGCGCTGATCATCGCGGTCGCCTCGTTTTCGGTGTTCACCGCGTTGTGCGCGGTCGCGCCGTCCGCGTTCTGGTTCGGCCTGCTGCGCTTCCTGGCCGGGCTCGGCCTCGGCGGCTGCCTGCCGACCGCGATCACGCTGGTCACCGAGCACTCACGCCGAGGAAAGGGCAACAGCGCGGCGACCACGGTGATGACCGGCTACCACGTCGGCGCGGTGCTCACCGCCCTGCTCGGCATCTCGGTCATCCCGGCCTTCGGCTGGCAGGCGATGTTCGTCATCGGCGCGCTGCCCGCGCTGGTGCTCGTCCCGTTGATGCTGCGCTACCTGCCGGAGTCGGAAGCCTTCCGGCAGGAGGAGGGCAAGCCCGGCGTCGAGGTCGTCGGCAAGCTGTTCAAGGGCGGGCTGCTGCTGTCGACGATCGCGTTCTGGGTGACCTCGTTCATGGGCCTGCTGCTCGTCTACGGCCTCAACACCTGGCTCCCGCAGATCATGCGCGTCGCGGGCTACCCACTCGGCGCCGCGCTCGGCCTCCTGCTCACGTTGAACCTGGGCGGCATCGTCGGCCTCCTCATCGCGGGCTACGTCGCGGACCGCGTCGGCGTCCGCCGCTCGACCATCACCTGGTTCGTCGCCGCAGCCGCGTTCTTGGCTCTGCTGAGCGTCAAACTGCCCTCGATCGGCCTGTACATCGCGGTCTTCCTGACCGGCATGTTCGTCTTCAGCGCCCAGGTGTTGGTGTACGCCTTCGTCACCCGCACCTACGGCGCCGAGATCCGCGCGACCGGCCTCGGCTGGACCGCGGGCGTCGGCCGCCTCGGCGCCATCACCGGCCCGCTACTCGGCGGCTTCCTCCTCGACGCCGGCATCGCCTACCCCTGGGGCTTCTACGCCTTCGCCATCGTCGGCGCACTCGGCGCCGCCAGCATCACCTTCGTCCGCACCCGCTCCCGCACCCCCGTGGGCTAA
- a CDS encoding pyridoxamine 5'-phosphate oxidase family protein, whose translation MFDSVGPEVLDRLACLELLGSVGLGRIVYTERAMPAIQPVQFTVHEEAVIIRASPGGKLSAAARGAVVAFEAGSFSEDLSSGWSVRVVGQATEIRCPLEVAALNGISLPGWSPAPDDLYLRIPIEVVSGRRIPTSRPT comes from the coding sequence ATGTTCGATTCAGTCGGTCCGGAGGTGTTGGACCGCCTCGCGTGCCTGGAGCTGCTGGGCAGCGTCGGTCTCGGCCGGATCGTCTACACCGAACGCGCCATGCCCGCGATCCAGCCGGTCCAGTTCACCGTGCACGAAGAAGCCGTGATCATCCGCGCGAGCCCAGGCGGCAAACTCTCCGCGGCGGCGCGCGGCGCGGTGGTCGCGTTCGAGGCAGGGTCCTTTTCGGAGGATCTGTCCAGCGGCTGGAGCGTCCGCGTGGTCGGGCAGGCCACCGAGATCCGCTGCCCACTCGAAGTCGCCGCGCTCAACGGCATTTCCCTGCCAGGCTGGTCTCCCGCGCCCGACGACCTCTACCTCCGGATCCCCATCGAGGTCGTGTCCGGCCGCCGCATCCCGACGAGCAGACCGACCTGA
- a CDS encoding GAF domain-containing sensor histidine kinase produces MIGDSDRREQWLRASQDITGALLSGDDPRAALRVVAERARLLADAPIAVIAVPDEDNAANLIFDVVDGVGMGGEKVNGLSVPIAETGSGHVYLSGRSMIFNQYGDKVRARSKDPEGELPERVTELDSSVAVPLSFADEVLGVLLLARFHGQPEFTNADLELAESFAAHAAVAIQFGRAAEARRMLAIFEDRDRIARDLHDLVIQRLFAIGLGLEGVSMQSEPKTADRLTAFTKQLDETIREIRRTIFSLQEEPDGQTSLRTEMLRCVREVTAALGFEPKVSFDGPLDSLVPDVVRPDLLATLREALSNAARHAKASAVDVDIRVDRDGTELVLSVTDDGVGPPDEPGRRSGLSNLASRAERWRGSFTFKPAPGGGAALNWTVQLPREARV; encoded by the coding sequence GTGATCGGTGACTCCGACCGTCGAGAACAGTGGCTGCGAGCCTCCCAGGACATCACGGGCGCCTTGTTGTCCGGTGATGATCCGCGTGCCGCGCTACGCGTGGTCGCGGAGCGGGCGCGGCTGCTCGCGGACGCGCCCATCGCGGTGATCGCCGTGCCGGACGAGGACAATGCGGCGAACCTCATTTTCGATGTCGTCGACGGTGTCGGCATGGGTGGGGAAAAGGTGAACGGTCTTTCGGTGCCGATCGCCGAAACGGGATCCGGGCACGTCTATCTCAGTGGCCGGTCAATGATTTTCAATCAATACGGCGACAAGGTTCGTGCCAGGTCGAAAGACCCCGAAGGGGAACTGCCGGAGCGGGTCACCGAACTCGACTCTTCGGTCGCCGTTCCGCTTTCCTTCGCCGACGAGGTGCTCGGCGTGCTGTTGCTGGCGCGGTTCCACGGTCAGCCCGAGTTCACCAACGCCGATCTCGAACTCGCCGAGAGTTTCGCCGCGCATGCCGCCGTCGCCATCCAGTTCGGCCGCGCGGCGGAAGCGCGCCGGATGCTCGCGATCTTCGAGGACCGCGACCGGATCGCGCGCGATCTGCACGACCTGGTGATCCAGCGGCTGTTCGCCATCGGGCTCGGCCTCGAAGGCGTCAGCATGCAGTCTGAACCCAAGACCGCTGACCGGCTGACCGCGTTCACCAAACAGCTCGACGAGACCATCCGCGAGATCCGCCGCACGATCTTCTCGCTGCAGGAGGAGCCGGACGGCCAAACGAGCCTGCGCACCGAAATGCTGCGCTGCGTGCGCGAGGTGACGGCCGCGCTCGGGTTCGAACCCAAGGTTTCCTTCGACGGCCCGCTCGACTCGCTCGTGCCCGACGTTGTCCGCCCGGACCTGCTCGCGACGCTGCGCGAGGCGCTGTCCAACGCCGCGCGCCACGCGAAGGCCTCGGCCGTCGACGTCGACATCCGCGTCGACCGTGACGGCACCGAGCTCGTCCTGTCCGTCACCGACGACGGTGTCGGCCCGCCGGACGAGCCCGGCAGGCGCAGCGGGCTCTCGAACCTCGCCAGCCGGGCTGAACGCTGGCGCGGCTCGTTCACCTTCAAGCCGGCGCCCGGCGGCGGGGCCGCGCTCAACTGGACCGTGCAACTACCCCGGGAGGCCCGAGTATGA
- a CDS encoding LEA type 2 family protein: MRKFSKKTAIALGAAGALTVAGVAYAAWSSSGSGTGSVTSTTAKSSTISPSSSGNALYPGATQTFTITVDNPNSYPVKVTSIAAGSSAADGACGAGSVTSDAVSNPSGTISAGASATYTLTAHMASDADDACQGKNFSLNLTATLASAA; the protein is encoded by the coding sequence ATGCGCAAGTTCAGCAAGAAGACCGCGATCGCTCTCGGCGCCGCAGGCGCGCTGACCGTGGCCGGCGTCGCGTACGCCGCGTGGTCCAGCTCCGGCTCCGGCACCGGTTCCGTCACCTCGACGACCGCGAAGAGCTCCACGATCTCGCCGTCGAGCTCCGGAAACGCGCTCTACCCCGGCGCCACCCAGACCTTCACCATCACCGTCGACAACCCGAACTCCTACCCCGTCAAGGTCACCTCGATCGCGGCAGGCAGTTCGGCGGCCGACGGCGCCTGCGGCGCGGGTTCGGTCACCAGCGACGCCGTCAGCAACCCGAGCGGCACGATCAGCGCGGGCGCCTCGGCGACGTACACGCTCACCGCGCACATGGCGAGCGACGCCGACGACGCCTGCCAGGGCAAGAACTTCTCCCTGAACCTGACGGCCACACTGGCGTCAGCGGCCTGA
- a CDS encoding Na+/H+ antiporter — protein sequence MELLTLMAVLAGSLGLTAFARRFNQSAPLLIVVVALAISFVPGVPRVELDPELVLTVVLPPLLYSTSLDSSVAHFKSNLRPIVSLGVALVVVTALVVGLVVHLLLPDLPFASALVLGAVVAPPDAVTAVAIGRRLGLPRRVMAVLTGESLVNDAAALTLYKIGIAAALGTAGSIGGGVVVFAVATVVGIGIGLVIGMIVGLIRHKLDDPLIESTFGIIVPFAAYVAAEHVHGSGVLAVVAAGLFLGHKSLRYGSPATRMQDSSVWASIDVLLEALVFALMGLQLPFVLESAHAAARSDGTLAWCALVVLMVTMLVRIPAVFVSSYLPQTARLFGRERAVPPWRQLAVVSWTGMRGVVTLAAATGIPVDVPGRTEIQLFAFTVAIGTLLIQGLTLPALIRKLDVADPDEAVRDAEEEMAARTVAQAAAKERLTEILRERVSTMDVPPEKVEKIRQRLDTLIESRYRFAAAGISLSAEERVASPQAQFAKARRELLVIQREAMIAEREAGRLDDDILRKVLRELDLEELTLTSRLTPRAG from the coding sequence ATGGAGCTGCTCACCCTGATGGCCGTACTCGCGGGTTCGCTCGGCCTGACCGCGTTCGCGCGCCGCTTCAACCAGTCGGCGCCGCTGCTGATCGTGGTCGTCGCGCTCGCCATCTCGTTCGTTCCCGGTGTGCCGAGGGTCGAGCTGGATCCGGAGCTCGTGCTGACGGTCGTGCTGCCGCCGCTGCTCTACTCGACGTCGCTGGACAGCTCGGTCGCGCACTTCAAGAGCAACCTGCGCCCGATCGTCTCGCTCGGCGTCGCGCTCGTCGTGGTCACCGCGCTGGTGGTCGGCCTGGTCGTGCACCTGCTGCTGCCGGACCTGCCGTTCGCGTCGGCGCTGGTGCTCGGCGCCGTGGTCGCGCCGCCGGACGCGGTGACCGCGGTGGCGATCGGCCGCAGGCTCGGCCTGCCGCGCCGGGTGATGGCCGTGCTCACCGGCGAGAGCCTGGTCAACGACGCCGCCGCGCTGACGCTGTACAAGATCGGCATCGCGGCGGCGCTCGGCACGGCCGGTTCGATCGGCGGCGGGGTGGTGGTGTTCGCGGTCGCGACGGTGGTCGGCATCGGGATCGGGCTGGTGATCGGCATGATCGTCGGGCTGATCCGGCACAAGCTCGACGATCCGCTGATCGAGTCGACGTTCGGCATCATCGTCCCGTTCGCCGCCTACGTCGCCGCCGAGCACGTGCACGGCTCCGGTGTGCTCGCGGTCGTCGCCGCCGGGCTCTTCCTCGGCCACAAGTCGTTGCGGTACGGCAGTCCAGCGACCCGCATGCAGGACTCGTCGGTGTGGGCGTCGATCGACGTGCTGCTCGAAGCGCTGGTGTTCGCGTTGATGGGGCTGCAACTGCCGTTCGTGCTGGAGAGCGCGCACGCCGCCGCCCGGTCGGACGGCACGCTCGCGTGGTGCGCGCTGGTCGTGCTGATGGTGACCATGCTGGTGCGGATACCGGCAGTGTTCGTGTCAAGTTATCTCCCGCAGACGGCACGGCTGTTCGGCCGCGAGCGCGCGGTGCCGCCGTGGCGGCAGCTGGCGGTGGTCTCGTGGACCGGCATGCGCGGCGTGGTCACGCTGGCCGCCGCGACCGGTATTCCCGTCGATGTGCCCGGCCGCACCGAAATCCAGTTGTTCGCGTTCACCGTGGCGATCGGGACACTGCTGATCCAAGGTCTCACGTTGCCCGCGCTGATCAGGAAACTCGACGTGGCCGATCCCGACGAGGCGGTCCGCGACGCCGAGGAGGAGATGGCCGCGCGCACGGTCGCGCAGGCGGCGGCCAAGGAACGGCTCACCGAGATCTTGCGCGAGCGTGTGTCCACTATGGACGTACCGCCGGAGAAGGTGGAGAAAATCCGGCAACGCCTCGACACCCTCATCGAAAGCCGTTATCGCTTCGCCGCCGCCGGGATTTCCTTGTCCGCCGAAGAACGCGTCGCCAGCCCGCAGGCCCAGTTCGCCAAAGCACGCCGAGAACTGCTCGTCATCCAGCGTGAGGCGATGATCGCCGAACGTGAGGCGGGCAGGCTCGACGACGACATCCTCCGCAAGGTGTTGCGGGAACTGGATTTGGAGGAGCTCACGCTCACGTCGAGGCTCACCCCGCGCGCCGGATGA
- a CDS encoding response regulator, translating to MTISVFLLDDHELVREGLRTVLENAGDLEVVGEAGSAAEALVRIPAAKPQVAILDVRLPDGDGVTVCREIRSVLDPPPACLMLTSYSDDEALFGAIMAGAAGYLLKQISGMDLVAAVRTVSDGGSLLDAKVTATVMSRLRGETGAIDPRYASLSPQEQRVLALIADGLTNREIARRLYLAEKTVKNYVSAVLHKLGLTRRTEAAVYAERNRLKGPSTSE from the coding sequence ATGACGATCTCCGTGTTCCTGCTCGACGATCACGAACTGGTCCGCGAGGGCCTGCGCACCGTGCTCGAGAACGCGGGTGACCTGGAGGTCGTCGGAGAGGCGGGCTCGGCGGCCGAGGCGCTGGTGCGGATACCGGCCGCCAAGCCGCAGGTCGCGATCCTCGACGTGCGGCTGCCGGACGGCGACGGCGTCACCGTCTGCCGCGAGATCCGCTCGGTGCTCGACCCGCCACCCGCCTGCCTGATGCTCACCTCGTACTCGGACGACGAGGCGCTGTTCGGCGCGATCATGGCCGGCGCGGCAGGCTACCTGCTCAAGCAGATCTCGGGGATGGATCTCGTCGCCGCCGTCCGGACCGTCTCGGACGGCGGTTCGCTGCTCGACGCGAAAGTCACCGCGACGGTCATGTCCAGGCTGCGTGGCGAGACCGGCGCGATCGATCCGCGGTACGCCTCGCTCAGCCCGCAGGAGCAACGCGTGCTGGCTCTGATCGCCGACGGCCTGACCAACCGCGAGATCGCCAGACGGCTCTATCTCGCGGAGAAGACCGTGAAGAACTACGTGTCCGCTGTGCTGCACAAACTGGGTCTGACCAGGCGAACGGAGGCGGCGGTCTACGCCGAACGGAACCGGCTGAAGGGGCCATCTACTTCTGAGTAG
- a CDS encoding amino acid permease, with amino-acid sequence MDVSDKQSADDDAALLHKLGYAQELKRTMSAFSNFAVSFTIISILSGCLTLYGFGMKTGGPAAMIWGWPLVGVFVVLVGLGMAEVCSSYPTAGGLYYWAAKLAPRNGAAWSWFTGWFNLIGQIAVTAGIDFGAALFLNAFLDLQFGYAATPGHTILLLAIILVVHGALNTFGVKLVALFNGISVWWHLLGVLVIVGVLIVVPDKHQSASFVFGSFVNNTGWGSSVYVFALGLLLAQYTLTGYDASAHMTEETKNAAKAGPRGIINSILVSLVAGWILLIGLTFAIQDYDGAVGSATGVPPAQIFIDATGATTGKLLLLICIGAQLFCGMASVTANSRMIYAFARDGAIPGSTFWHKINKRTQTPTNAVWLAAGGAMLLALPYLWSATAYAAVTSIAVVGLYVAYVIPVFLRVRKGDDFEKGPWNLGKWGKPVGIVATIWVALIFVLFMLPQVSPITVDSFNYTPIAFLVVLGGAALWWVLSARKWFKGPKVQGSEAELAAVEQELKELG; translated from the coding sequence ATGGACGTGTCCGACAAGCAGAGCGCCGATGACGATGCCGCCCTCCTCCACAAGCTCGGGTACGCCCAAGAGCTGAAACGCACGATGTCGGCGTTCTCCAACTTCGCCGTCTCGTTCACCATCATCTCGATCCTCTCCGGCTGCCTGACGCTCTACGGGTTCGGCATGAAGACCGGCGGCCCGGCCGCGATGATCTGGGGCTGGCCGCTGGTCGGCGTGTTCGTGGTGCTCGTCGGCCTCGGCATGGCGGAGGTCTGTTCGAGCTACCCGACCGCGGGCGGGCTGTACTACTGGGCCGCGAAACTGGCGCCGCGCAACGGCGCCGCGTGGTCGTGGTTCACCGGCTGGTTCAACCTGATCGGGCAGATCGCGGTCACCGCGGGCATCGACTTCGGCGCCGCGCTGTTCCTCAACGCCTTCCTGGACCTGCAGTTCGGCTACGCGGCGACGCCGGGGCACACGATCCTGCTGCTCGCGATCATCCTGGTCGTGCACGGCGCGTTGAACACCTTCGGCGTGAAGCTGGTGGCGTTGTTCAACGGGATCAGCGTCTGGTGGCACCTGCTCGGCGTGCTGGTGATCGTCGGCGTGCTGATCGTCGTGCCGGACAAGCACCAGAGCGCGTCGTTCGTGTTCGGCAGTTTCGTGAACAACACCGGCTGGGGCTCGTCGGTGTACGTGTTCGCGCTCGGGCTGCTGCTCGCGCAGTACACGCTGACCGGCTACGACGCGTCCGCGCACATGACCGAAGAGACCAAGAACGCGGCGAAGGCGGGACCGCGCGGCATCATCAACTCGATCCTCGTCTCGCTCGTCGCGGGCTGGATCCTGCTGATCGGGCTCACCTTCGCGATCCAGGACTACGACGGCGCCGTCGGCTCGGCCACCGGTGTGCCACCCGCGCAGATCTTCATCGACGCGACCGGCGCGACCACCGGCAAGCTGCTGCTGCTCATCTGCATCGGCGCGCAGTTGTTCTGCGGCATGGCATCGGTGACCGCGAACTCGCGGATGATCTACGCGTTCGCCCGCGACGGCGCGATCCCCGGGTCGACCTTCTGGCACAAGATCAACAAGCGCACGCAGACCCCGACCAACGCGGTCTGGCTCGCCGCGGGCGGCGCGATGCTGCTGGCGCTGCCTTACCTGTGGAGCGCGACGGCCTACGCGGCGGTCACGTCGATCGCGGTCGTCGGGCTATACGTCGCCTATGTGATCCCGGTGTTCCTGCGGGTCCGCAAGGGTGACGACTTCGAGAAGGGCCCGTGGAACCTCGGCAAGTGGGGCAAGCCGGTCGGCATCGTGGCGACGATCTGGGTCGCGCTGATCTTCGTGCTGTTCATGCTGCCGCAGGTCTCGCCGATCACCGTGGACAGCTTCAACTACACCCCGATCGCGTTCCTCGTGGTGCTCGGCGGCGCGGCGCTGTGGTGGGTACTGTCCGCGCGGAAGTGGTTCAAGGGCCCGAAGGTGCAGGGGTCCGAGGCGGAACTGGCCGCCGTCGAGCAGGAACTCAAGGAGCTGGGATGA